A single window of Sulfitobacter sp. JL08 DNA harbors:
- a CDS encoding fumarylacetoacetate hydrolase family protein — protein MTDLIFPAPAPTLVPVAGSDAQFAVRRVFCVGRNYAEHAREMGHDPDREPPFFFTKPADAVIPSGRSIPYPPATEDLHHEAELVVAIGTGGADIAVTDAMTHVWGYATGNDLTRRDMQSAAKAARRPWDMSKGFDNSAIIGALHPRSETGDLTQARITAHVGDDLRQDADIAEMIWPVPDVIAYLSTLVTLATGDLIYTGTPAGVGSIARGETCTVAIEGLSQARVHIL, from the coding sequence ATGACTGATCTGATTTTTCCCGCCCCCGCCCCCACCCTCGTTCCCGTTGCCGGCAGCGACGCACAGTTTGCCGTGCGCCGGGTGTTTTGCGTCGGGCGCAACTATGCGGAACATGCCCGCGAAATGGGTCACGACCCGGATCGCGAACCACCTTTCTTTTTCACCAAACCCGCCGACGCGGTGATCCCTTCGGGGCGCAGCATTCCCTACCCGCCCGCGACAGAGGATCTGCACCACGAGGCCGAACTTGTGGTCGCAATCGGAACCGGCGGTGCCGACATCGCCGTGACAGACGCCATGACCCATGTCTGGGGGTACGCCACAGGCAATGATCTGACCAGGCGGGATATGCAATCTGCCGCAAAAGCCGCGCGTCGCCCGTGGGACATGTCCAAGGGGTTCGACAATTCCGCCATCATCGGCGCCCTGCATCCGCGCAGCGAAACCGGCGATCTGACACAGGCCCGTATCACCGCGCATGTCGGCGACGATCTGCGCCAGGACGCCGATATAGCCGAAATGATCTGGCCCGTGCCGGACGTGATCGCGTATCTGTCCACTCTGGTCACACTTGCCACCGGCGATCTGATCTATACCGGCACCCCCGCCGGGGTCGGATCCATCGCACGGGGTGAAACCTGCACCGTGGCAATCGAAGGGTTGTCGCAGGCGCGCGTGCATATCCTTTGA
- the ccoS gene encoding cbb3-type cytochrome oxidase assembly protein CcoS — translation MDVLTFLIPISLILGAIGLLAFVYTVRSNQYDDPEGDSRRILSDEYDDHPKP, via the coding sequence ATGGATGTGCTGACCTTTCTGATCCCGATTTCGCTGATCCTTGGGGCGATCGGCCTCTTGGCCTTTGTCTATACCGTCCGCTCAAACCAGTATGATGACCCCGAAGGTGACAGCCGCCGGATTCTAAGCGACGAATACGACGATCATCCGAAACCCTGA
- a CDS encoding heavy metal translocating P-type ATPase encodes MAAVLQSSGAACPGCIAAPAQMVEAPVPETGRLALSLPTIHCQACISKVERALDAVPGVRSARVNLTLKRALVDAAPDVSADDLVAVLDGIGFEAHELDTAALQATQNDRAGRELLMRLAVAGFASMNVMLLSVAVWSGAEDATRDLFHWISAAITLPAIAFCGQPFFRNAWAALSVGRLNMDVPITLAILLALATSLWETSLSGHHAYFDAALTLTFFLLAGRYLDHRTRAVARSAAQELAALEVPRAWRVASDGTSAEVQVAELALGDLVLVRPGGRMPVDGIIETGRSELDRSLLTGETVPVFAEPGQSVSAGEVNLTGPLTIRATAVGQDTSLHRMADLVAIAESGRSRYTSLADAAAKLYAPGVHILSALSFLGWLLWSGDLRMALNIAAAVLIITCPCALGLAVPAVTTAASGRLFRKGLLIKHATALERLAEVDAVVFDKTGTLTEGTPVLTNLDAIDPQHAAVALALAEASSHPLSIALARAARAAGITPATLTRIVEVPGYGTKAMLDDKVVRLGRAAWVGAAPAAVTSTFLQIGDQTAVPFEFSDRPRSGAASAVAALQKAGLDVVMMSGDSPLAVENLARQLGITDWRAEALPQDKSAAVAALSAQGKKVLMVGDGLNDTAALAAAHVSISPASALDAARVASDIVLLGSDLEPIADALSVARKATARIRENFRIATLYNVIAVPIAVIGLATPLVAALAMSTSSITVSLNALRLR; translated from the coding sequence ATGGCGGCGGTTCTGCAAAGCTCTGGCGCGGCCTGTCCCGGTTGCATCGCGGCCCCCGCCCAGATGGTCGAGGCACCTGTACCCGAAACCGGACGCCTTGCGCTGTCGCTGCCGACAATTCACTGTCAGGCCTGCATTTCCAAGGTCGAACGCGCATTGGATGCCGTACCGGGTGTGCGCAGCGCGCGGGTGAACCTGACGCTGAAACGCGCGCTGGTGGATGCCGCTCCGGATGTATCGGCAGACGATCTGGTCGCCGTGCTGGATGGTATCGGGTTTGAAGCACACGAGTTGGATACCGCCGCGTTGCAAGCCACCCAGAATGATCGGGCCGGGCGCGAATTGCTGATGCGGCTGGCGGTGGCCGGCTTTGCATCGATGAATGTCATGCTGCTGTCGGTGGCTGTCTGGTCAGGGGCCGAAGACGCCACGCGCGATCTGTTCCACTGGATATCGGCGGCGATCACCCTGCCGGCCATCGCGTTTTGTGGCCAGCCGTTTTTCCGCAACGCATGGGCCGCCCTGTCTGTCGGGCGGCTGAATATGGATGTGCCGATCACGCTGGCGATCCTGCTGGCGCTGGCGACATCGCTTTGGGAAACATCGCTGTCAGGGCATCACGCCTATTTCGATGCGGCCCTGACGCTGACGTTTTTCCTGCTGGCGGGGCGCTATCTGGATCATCGCACACGTGCGGTTGCCCGTTCTGCGGCGCAGGAACTGGCCGCACTGGAAGTGCCGCGCGCTTGGCGCGTTGCCAGTGACGGCACCAGCGCCGAAGTCCAGGTTGCTGAACTGGCGCTGGGTGATCTGGTGCTGGTCCGTCCCGGCGGGCGGATGCCGGTGGACGGGATCATCGAAACCGGACGGTCCGAACTGGACCGCTCCTTGCTGACCGGCGAAACCGTGCCGGTCTTTGCCGAACCCGGCCAAAGCGTCAGCGCCGGCGAGGTGAACCTGACCGGCCCGCTGACCATTCGCGCGACAGCGGTGGGACAGGATACATCGCTGCACCGCATGGCCGATCTGGTCGCCATCGCCGAAAGTGGGCGGTCGCGCTATACCTCTCTGGCGGATGCGGCGGCCAAACTCTACGCGCCGGGTGTTCATATCCTGTCGGCGCTGTCTTTTCTGGGCTGGCTGTTGTGGTCGGGCGATCTGCGCATGGCGCTGAACATCGCGGCGGCTGTTCTGATCATCACCTGCCCCTGCGCGCTGGGCCTTGCCGTGCCGGCCGTCACCACGGCCGCATCGGGGCGACTGTTTCGCAAGGGGTTGCTGATCAAACACGCCACCGCGCTGGAACGTCTGGCCGAGGTGGATGCCGTAGTCTTCGACAAGACCGGCACCCTGACCGAAGGCACGCCGGTGCTGACCAATCTGGATGCAATCGACCCGCAGCACGCAGCCGTTGCACTGGCCCTGGCCGAGGCGTCATCGCATCCGTTGTCAATTGCGCTGGCCCGCGCCGCCCGCGCCGCTGGAATTACCCCCGCCACGCTGACCCGCATTGTCGAAGTGCCGGGCTATGGTACCAAGGCGATGCTGGACGACAAGGTGGTGCGGCTGGGACGCGCCGCATGGGTGGGTGCGGCGCCTGCCGCCGTAACGTCGACCTTCCTGCAGATCGGGGATCAAACGGCTGTGCCCTTCGAATTTTCGGATCGTCCGCGATCCGGCGCGGCATCTGCCGTGGCCGCCCTGCAAAAGGCGGGGCTGGACGTGGTCATGATGTCGGGCGACAGCCCGTTGGCAGTGGAAAATCTGGCCCGGCAACTGGGCATCACAGACTGGCGCGCCGAGGCTTTGCCGCAGGACAAATCCGCCGCCGTTGCCGCGCTAAGCGCGCAGGGCAAGAAGGTCCTGATGGTTGGCGATGGTCTGAACGACACGGCGGCACTGGCTGCCGCGCATGTCTCGATCTCGCCGGCGTCGGCGCTGGATGCGGCGCGCGTGGCGTCAGATATCGTTCTTCTGGGCAGCGATCTTGAGCCGATCGCTGATGCGCTGTCCGTGGCTCGCAAGGCGACAGCGCGCATTCGCGAAAACTTTCGGATTGCAACCCTCTACAATGTCATTGCTGTGCCGATCGCGGTAATCGGGTTGGCCACGCCGCTGGTGGCGGCCTTGGCGATGTCCACATCCTCGATTACAGTGTCGCTCAACGCGTTGCGCTTGCGGTGA